GAGTGCATTACTTCTTCCTTTTCTATTGATTATATCGGATGTTTATATTATGGGAGCCGTTCTTTTCGCATTCGGGTGCAGCATAGGAACGATTGATGTAGCTATGAATGCTCATGGAGTACAGGTGCAGAATCAATATGGAAAACCTATTATGTCATCCCTACACGGACTCTTTAGTGTTGGCGGGCTTTTCGGTTCTTTAGGACTGGGTTTTCTTATGAAGCTGGGATTAAATCCGATTTATGCGGCAGTAAGTATATCCGTTTTGCTTATTTTCCTTTTGATCATTCAATTCAGATATTTATTTGATCGTGAAACGGAAAGAAAAAGCATTATCCAGTTTTCCCATGTGGATCCTGAAAGTAAAACGACTTCCCGTTTTCAATGGATGGATTCGAGAGTTTTGATTCTGGGGATCATGTGCTTTATGGTTTTTCTCTCCGAAGGAGCTATGTTGGATTGGAGTGCCGTATTTCTAAGAGATGATAAAGGCGTAGAGTCTGAATTTTCAGGGATAGGATATGCTGCTTTTTCTGTAGCCATGGCTATTATGAGATTATCGGGGGACTCCCTTATCAGCAAATTAAACAGTAGGATAGTGGTCATAGGCGGAAGTATTATTGCTGCAGCGGGAGTAATTATTTTAACGTTTAGTCCATGGGTACCGCTATCTCTTTTTGGCTTTATATTACTCGGATTGGGAGCTGCCAATATCGTTCCTGTATTTTTCAGTGAAGGCGGGAGGATTTCAGGAATTTCTTCCACGGTTGCCATTCCTGCAATTACGACAATAGGTTATGCCGGATCACTGGCAGGTCCTGCTTTACTAGGCTTTATTGCGCATCATTTTTCTTTGACTGCTGCATTTGAAATTATAGCTTTGCTATTTGTTGTGGTCGCCATCATATATAAATTCAGAAATACTTCGTCATCATGTTAAAAGAAGAACGTTTTGAGGTCATCCTGACCCAGCTAAAGAAAAAAAAGAAAGTTATGTTTGAGAGCCTGGCCTCAGATCTTAATGTTTCTGAAGACACGGTACGAAGAGATATAGAGCAGCTTCACCGCAATGGTCTTTTATCCAAGGTTCGTGGAGGTGCTATTTTAAGAGAGAAAGATCCGCTATCTTTTCATGACAGGCAGTCTTTTTTGGCCGAGGAGAAAAATGTAATTGCTTTAAAAGCTCAGCAATTCATTAAGGATGGGATGACCCTCTTTTTAGATGGGGGAACAACCCTCTGTGCAGTTGCGAATTATATGCCGGCAACTATCAATATCCGGGTTATAACGAACAACACCTCGCTTATTCCTATACTTAGTAAATTCAAAAGGGTAGAACTGATTCTGTTGGGAGGAATTTATGATAATGATTTAGCCGTTACTACAGGAAATGCAACCTGTCATGAAGCGTCCCGGTTTATTGCAGATCTTTTCATCATGGGAACCTGTGCAATAGATGCAGATTTTGGTGCATCAGCAACTTCTATGACTGATGCGGAAACCAAAAGAACCATGATCAGATCATCAAAAAAAACAATTGCACTCGCCAATCAAAATAAACTCCGACGGACAGAACCCCTTAAAATCTGTGATATAGAAGATCTTGATGTATTAATTACAGATCTATCTGCCGATCATGATGAACTGGAATCTTTCAGGAGATTGAATCTTCAGATTGTATAGAGAACAGTATTATAAACTGTACGATTGAATGTTAAAAATCAATCTAAAAGCTTATGTTACCGTCATTCTTTTTCTAGGACAAACGGCTTTTTCTTTTCAGCCGATTCTCTATAATTAAAAAATACATAATATTATAAGTAAGATAAGTCATATTTATCATGATAACAAAATCAACCCGCTCAATAGCAGGTTGATTTTGTTATCAATATTCCGGAGCACACTTCTCTCTATTTTATCCATCCAAAATAAATCGAAATGGGCATCATTGCAAGTGTAAAAGGTATTATAACGGCAAAAGCATAACCAATATTGAGAATCAGGCAATTGAATTTATTGGGATTACCACCAAGAGAACGGAATGCACTTTGGAAGCCATGTGCCAAATGCCAGGCAAGGGATGAACATCCAATCAGGTATATAACCACTTCAACTGGATTCGTGAATTTATCAATCATCATTTGATACAAGGGAAGTTCTTCGCCCGACTGAAACTGATGAATTCGATTGGGAATCCAAAAATTTCGGGTGTGAATGACCAGGAATAACAAAAGCAATGTCCCTAATAAAGTCATGCTTTTACTATACCATGTAACTCCGGACAGCCTTTTTTCTATTGCATATCCAACCGGCCTGGCCTTTTTATTCTTATACCACAGCATATAGCCCTGGACAATATGAATAATAAATCCAATAACCAAAAATACCTCAATCGTCCTGATAATAGGATTGGTAGCCATAAAATGGGCTCCGATTCCAAATGTTTCCCCATGATCATTATAAAAAATAAGCGCATTAACCGAAGCATGTACAATAAGAAAGCTGATTAGAAATAAACCGCTTAATGCCATTACAACTTTTCTTCCTATGGAAGTTGTGATCAGGGTATTTTTCTGATAGTTCATAGCTGCTTTTCTGAGATAATAGTAAGATCTTCGGATAATCAACGCCTGTTTTCGGGCTTTGCAATCCATTCAGAATATTTGATCACTCCTACATAAGCAGGATGTTCCGGAACCAGTGTCTTTTCTTCCAGTATAGCTCCTGAATAGGGTGCAGCTGTATCGGTTTCAATCTGAATATCTTTTCCGGTTGATACAATATATTGCTTTATCCAGTCATCCAGCCTTATTTGATCCGGACCTCCTATTTCAATCATTTCATTGACGGGTTTTTCAACTGCGACTTTACTCATAAATGCAGCGACTTCAGCACTTGCCATAGGCTGAACAAATGCATCTGAAAGCCATACTTTTCCGTCTGATGTTCCTATCGTTGCAATCCCTCCCGCAAATTCAAAAAATTGGGTGGCATGAACAATGGTAAATGGTATTCCAGACTCTCTGATCATATCTTCCTGAGTTTGCTTAGCCCTAAAATATCCACTCTCTTGCAATTTATCTGTTCCTACTACTGAGAGCGCAACATAATGCTGCAGTCCGGCTTTCTTTGTCGCGGACAACAAATTATGGGTGGAAGTTTTGAAAAAGGTCATCACATCATCATCTGCGAATGATGGTGAATTCGATACATCAATTACTACACGAGCTTCTTTAAGGGCCTCATCAAGACCTTCTCCGGTAATTGTATTAACGCCGGAACTTGGTGAAGCAGAGATAACTTCATGTTCATTTTTAAGAATATTTGTTAGCTGACTTCCTATAAGTCCGCTACCTCCGATGATTACAATTTTCATTTTTTTTTGTTTTGATTATTAATACAACAAAACTGGAAATAAAAAAGCCATATCTGCTTAAACTGGTTTAAGAAAATGCTAACCATTCAGATTTCTACAAAATGGGATTCATAATCTCAGCAGAATAAAATAATAAAAAACCTCATTTTAAAAATTAAAAATGAGGCTTATCAAATTTGTAAAATGTTTTTCTCCAGAAGTGAAATGCAGATTGAGAAACTTTATTTTTTTTCCGGAACTAAAAATGGTTTCCCTTTATCTCCGACAAAAAAGGCAAGAAGCCTGGCTGGCTTATCTTTGCTCATATTTCTCGTTCCTGAATGTAGTCCGTCTGGTTTTTCATAAAAGGCATCGCCGGCTTTATAATGATATACTTTACCATCAAAGGTAGATTCCAGTTCACCCTCTAAAACGTAACCAAAAGTAGGAATAGGATGCCGGTGTGGCGCAGAGACTTCACCCGGAGAAAAATTAACGATAGCCATTTTTACTTCCTGCTCTTTAAGCCCGGAAGTTTCTATGAATTGTTTGAAGATAACACGTGGTGGGATTTCAGGTGCTGAATCCCCGGAATGTTGTGCTTTTGCATTCATCACAAAAGCAAAACAAAAGGTAATAGGAATGATTGCTGATTTTTTCATTGTATCCAGTTTTTTCTTTGATTATTACTAAAGCAAAACTGGAAATAAAAAAGCCATATAAGCTTAAACTGGTTTAAGAAATATTACTTTAAAATTCATTCTATTCCCAACAAAAAACCACTGCAATACAGTGGTTTTCTATTATAAAAATATAATTTCTATGATTCAGTAAATGGATCAGCTTTTAAGCTTACCTTTCAACGGGTGCTCGCCCTGCCATCCGGCACTGGCATCATTACCCACATAATGAATTGATAAATCTGCAGCGGCTTTGGAATTGGAAAAGCAAATGGAACGATCCGAGCTGTTCTCCAATTTCTCAATATACCAGAACGCTTCATTTTCCAGAGCTTTCAGTTTAGAGTTTGTTTTATAGACCAGTAGATCAGCTGAGCTTTCAACATCAGTTTCATAAACTACAAGATCATTTTTAGATTGAAAATTTTTAATACTAATACTTGGCATGTGTTCGGTGTTTTGGAGTTATTATATTTCGGTATTGAATCAATTCCGTAGGCCTAAAGGTAGTAAATTATAATTTAATGGGTCACAATGCTTTATATCTCCTTCCATTAAACCATTTCTTTAACCTTCTGTTTAGATTTTCTGAATTCGGTTAAACTGATCTTGTGGCGCTTTTTGAAAAACTTATTGAGGTGGCTTTCATCTGCAAAACCAAACTCGCTCACGATTTCATTGATCCGCATATCGCTGAACATCAGCCTGTGTTCAATCAATCGCATTTTGTAGTTATAGATATAGTTCTGAATGGTTTCTCCACATTGATTCTTAAAATAGCTTCCCAAATAAGTTTCAGATAATCCAAATTTCTGACTGATCACAGAAGCCTTCAGCTGTTGTGGGTCATA
The sequence above is drawn from the Chryseobacterium daecheongense genome and encodes:
- a CDS encoding MFS transporter: MVSETVRKAKIATQLIFLVCGLGIASWAPMVPFAKDRLRLDEADLGLLLLLLGGGALLMMPLSGLLINKIGSRKIIAVSVLLSALLLPFLLIISDVYIMGAVLFAFGCSIGTIDVAMNAHGVQVQNQYGKPIMSSLHGLFSVGGLFGSLGLGFLMKLGLNPIYAAVSISVLLIFLLIIQFRYLFDRETERKSIIQFSHVDPESKTTSRFQWMDSRVLILGIMCFMVFLSEGAMLDWSAVFLRDDKGVESEFSGIGYAAFSVAMAIMRLSGDSLISKLNSRIVVIGGSIIAAAGVIILTFSPWVPLSLFGFILLGLGAANIVPVFFSEGGRISGISSTVAIPAITTIGYAGSLAGPALLGFIAHHFSLTAAFEIIALLFVVVAIIYKFRNTSSSC
- a CDS encoding DeoR/GlpR family DNA-binding transcription regulator, with translation MLKEERFEVILTQLKKKKKVMFESLASDLNVSEDTVRRDIEQLHRNGLLSKVRGGAILREKDPLSFHDRQSFLAEEKNVIALKAQQFIKDGMTLFLDGGTTLCAVANYMPATINIRVITNNTSLIPILSKFKRVELILLGGIYDNDLAVTTGNATCHEASRFIADLFIMGTCAIDADFGASATSMTDAETKRTMIRSSKKTIALANQNKLRRTEPLKICDIEDLDVLITDLSADHDELESFRRLNLQIV
- a CDS encoding succinate dehydrogenase cytochrome b subunit, with protein sequence MDCKARKQALIIRRSYYYLRKAAMNYQKNTLITTSIGRKVVMALSGLFLISFLIVHASVNALIFYNDHGETFGIGAHFMATNPIIRTIEVFLVIGFIIHIVQGYMLWYKNKKARPVGYAIEKRLSGVTWYSKSMTLLGTLLLLFLVIHTRNFWIPNRIHQFQSGEELPLYQMMIDKFTNPVEVVIYLIGCSSLAWHLAHGFQSAFRSLGGNPNKFNCLILNIGYAFAVIIPFTLAMMPISIYFGWIK
- a CDS encoding NAD(P)H-binding protein translates to MKIVIIGGSGLIGSQLTNILKNEHEVISASPSSGVNTITGEGLDEALKEARVVIDVSNSPSFADDDVMTFFKTSTHNLLSATKKAGLQHYVALSVVGTDKLQESGYFRAKQTQEDMIRESGIPFTIVHATQFFEFAGGIATIGTSDGKVWLSDAFVQPMASAEVAAFMSKVAVEKPVNEMIEIGGPDQIRLDDWIKQYIVSTGKDIQIETDTAAPYSGAILEEKTLVPEHPAYVGVIKYSEWIAKPENRR
- a CDS encoding cupin domain-containing protein; amino-acid sequence: MKKSAIIPITFCFAFVMNAKAQHSGDSAPEIPPRVIFKQFIETSGLKEQEVKMAIVNFSPGEVSAPHRHPIPTFGYVLEGELESTFDGKVYHYKAGDAFYEKPDGLHSGTRNMSKDKPARLLAFFVGDKGKPFLVPEKK
- a CDS encoding DUF6150 family protein — protein: MPSISIKNFQSKNDLVVYETDVESSADLLVYKTNSKLKALENEAFWYIEKLENSSDRSICFSNSKAAADLSIHYVGNDASAGWQGEHPLKGKLKS